The Paenibacillus sp. FSL R7-0204 genome includes a region encoding these proteins:
- a CDS encoding histidine phosphatase family protein has translation MKLGLIRHFKVDLKPQRTWLTGEQFNQWVQEYELAPIQAPEHEIGGQRWTLCLCSDQERAVLTASYFEARKFVYTELLREISVTAPRLKTIRLSGLRLPVNLWLVLGRLFWSVGHSSQAESKAAVLRRADKVIDSLLIDDEASAQEGCVLIVSHGAFMKILDRRLRRRGYEAERMRYPRNGQIFMYEMK, from the coding sequence TTGAAGCTGGGACTGATTAGGCATTTCAAAGTAGATCTTAAACCGCAGCGGACTTGGCTGACAGGGGAACAATTCAACCAGTGGGTCCAAGAGTATGAATTAGCACCTATTCAGGCTCCTGAACATGAGATAGGCGGGCAGCGCTGGACACTTTGTCTGTGTAGTGATCAGGAGAGGGCGGTACTTACGGCAAGTTATTTTGAGGCTCGAAAATTTGTGTATACAGAGCTATTGAGGGAGATTAGTGTAACTGCACCGCGGCTCAAGACAATTAGACTTAGCGGACTGCGACTGCCGGTTAACCTATGGCTTGTGCTTGGACGTTTGTTCTGGTCGGTAGGTCATTCTTCTCAAGCGGAGAGCAAAGCAGCTGTTCTGCGGCGAGCGGATAAAGTAATTGACTCCCTGCTTATTGATGATGAGGCGTCTGCGCAAGAAGGCTGTGTACTAATTGTCAGTCATGGTGCGTTCATGAAAATTCTAGACCGCAGGCTCCGGCGCAGGGGCTACGAGGCAGAACGGATGCGTTACCCACGTAATGGTCAAATATTTATGTATGAAATGAAGTAA
- a CDS encoding HAD family hydrolase, producing MQSFKVISLDMFQTLVNIESRRAAVWRPILQQNFSEARALQLGKQLLGRYYAAACEAREAGTFISSREIYYRGFQSVFQESGLDYDCEQAVDNLFAQHRLSEMYDDTEAFLQRICRDYQVCIVSDTDDLMLPEFYRNYPILLFTSQTYQSYKNDTHNRMFTEVIAHYGVEPEQIIHIGDSASDILGAARAGIKSCWLNRNGQPWELEVKPDVTAGTLEEAYGLISNEQ from the coding sequence ATGCAGTCATTCAAAGTGATTAGTCTGGATATGTTCCAGACCCTGGTGAATATTGAGAGCAGGCGGGCAGCGGTCTGGAGGCCGATTCTCCAGCAGAATTTCAGTGAAGCAAGGGCACTGCAGCTCGGCAAGCAATTGCTGGGCCGTTATTATGCCGCAGCCTGCGAAGCCCGGGAGGCGGGTACTTTTATCAGCAGCAGAGAGATTTATTACAGAGGGTTTCAGAGCGTATTCCAGGAGTCCGGCTTGGATTATGATTGTGAGCAGGCAGTGGATAACCTCTTCGCACAGCACAGGCTGTCTGAAATGTACGATGACACCGAGGCCTTCTTACAGCGCATATGCCGGGATTATCAGGTATGTATTGTAAGTGATACTGATGATCTTATGCTTCCTGAGTTCTACCGGAATTATCCAATCTTACTGTTCACTTCGCAGACGTATCAGTCGTATAAGAATGACACGCATAACCGTATGTTTACTGAGGTGATAGCCCATTATGGGGTGGAGCCGGAGCAAATTATCCATATTGGAGACTCTGCGTCAGATATTCTTGGAGCGGCCAGAGCCGGAATCAAGTCCTGTTGGCTCAACCGGAACGGTCAGCCCTGGGAGCTTGAAGTCAAGCCTGATGTTACAGCGGGAACACTGGAAGAGGCCTATGGGCTGATATCCAATGAACAATAA
- a CDS encoding YfiT family bacillithiol transferase — MNDNGEEQELELLKYPIGRFAAKGNRTAEVREESIAVFKHLAEELRAAVEPLTSEQQHTPYRPGGWTVIQVVHHLADTGMYAYLRFKRGLTEEAPLVPSYRQDLWAELSDSSNEPVESSLQLIGLLNRRFANLLESLQPEDYDRTFVSGGLGEMTLDTAVERYIWHSRHHIAQITALIQRSGW; from the coding sequence ATGAACGACAATGGGGAAGAGCAGGAGCTGGAGTTGTTAAAATACCCGATTGGAAGATTCGCCGCTAAGGGGAACCGGACAGCAGAAGTGCGGGAAGAATCAATTGCGGTCTTTAAGCATTTGGCAGAGGAGCTACGGGCAGCCGTTGAGCCTCTAACGAGTGAACAGCAGCATACCCCTTACCGGCCGGGCGGCTGGACCGTGATTCAGGTCGTACATCATCTCGCCGATACGGGTATGTATGCGTACCTCCGCTTCAAGCGGGGGCTGACGGAGGAAGCACCGCTGGTTCCAAGCTACAGACAGGATCTGTGGGCGGAGCTGAGCGATTCTTCCAACGAACCTGTGGAATCCTCACTCCAGCTCATCGGACTGCTTAACCGCAGATTCGCGAACTTACTGGAATCCTTGCAGCCAGAGGATTATGACCGGACCTTCGTAAGCGGCGGTCTTGGTGAGATGACACTGGATACCGCAGTGGAGAGGTACATCTGGCACAGCCGCCATCACATCGCCCAGATTACAGCATTGATCCAGCGAAGCGGCTGGTAA
- a CDS encoding AAA family ATPase has protein sequence MYRRIHIMGASGAGTSTLGKALAARLPHVQLDSDDYFWEQKYSRPSDVTERLSRLRADMAQNEPWILSGAVCGWGDSLRDTFDLVIFLWIPEQVRLDRLRAREYERYGDEGLPGGDKYEDVQEFMVWAAQYDTAGPEVRSRTLHEDWMAGINGELLRLEGDFTVEERVEAVLQFLSRSS, from the coding sequence ATGTACCGCAGAATTCATATTATGGGAGCTTCCGGGGCCGGGACGAGTACCCTGGGTAAAGCGCTGGCAGCGAGGCTTCCGCATGTTCAATTGGATAGTGACGATTATTTCTGGGAGCAGAAGTACAGCAGGCCAAGTGATGTAACAGAGCGTCTAAGTAGATTGCGGGCTGACATGGCGCAGAATGAGCCATGGATTCTGTCCGGTGCGGTTTGCGGCTGGGGGGATTCGCTGCGGGACACCTTCGATCTGGTGATTTTCCTGTGGATTCCTGAGCAGGTCCGTCTGGATCGGCTGCGGGCGCGGGAGTATGAACGATACGGTGATGAGGGTCTGCCGGGCGGAGATAAATATGAGGATGTACAGGAGTTCATGGTTTGGGCGGCGCAGTACGATACGGCAGGGCCTGAGGTCCGCAGCCGCACGCTGCATGAGGATTGGATGGCTGGGATAAACGGCGAGCTGTTGCGGCTGGAAGGGGATTTTACAGTGGAGGAGCGGGTGGAGGCAGTACTGCAATTCCTATCCCGTTCAAGCTAA
- a CDS encoding GNAT family N-acetyltransferase: protein MVTIEQIEIASLEALNTLYDELMGGRADPVKLEKAFRTIREDERYVLLGAFADGELLGSLMGIVCQDLVGDCRPFMVIENVVVSSRARRQGLGKKLMTAIEDIAHERDCYYIIFVSGEKRKEAHIFYEAMGYREEKVEGYRKHLSSH, encoded by the coding sequence ATGGTAACCATCGAACAAATCGAAATAGCATCACTGGAAGCTTTGAACACACTCTACGATGAATTAATGGGCGGAAGGGCGGACCCGGTGAAGCTGGAGAAAGCCTTTCGGACAATCCGGGAGGATGAGCGGTATGTGCTGCTGGGTGCTTTTGCCGACGGGGAGTTGCTAGGCTCATTGATGGGGATCGTCTGCCAGGACTTGGTGGGGGATTGCCGTCCGTTCATGGTGATTGAGAATGTGGTCGTATCTTCGCGCGCACGGCGGCAGGGGCTTGGCAAGAAGCTGATGACTGCGATCGAAGATATTGCGCATGAACGGGACTGCTACTACATCATTTTCGTGTCGGGAGAGAAGCGGAAGGAAGCGCATATTTTTTATGAGGCGATGGGGTATAGGGAGGAAAAGGTCGAGGGGTACCGCAAGCATCTCAGCTCGCATTAG
- a CDS encoding cupin domain-containing protein, translating to MTSYMDYTSPNTQFTFDMNGNTLFKKDDCNYINVLGIKNLNTLENTSLLDIYLSRSNVVEPHYHQNAAELVYCISGAAVVSLINPFTNELLHFPITPGQVANVPQGWWHYEVATMDCTHLLAIFDAPTPEVILGSDLLSLTPANVLAHTYCLNEALVKEALAPVKPQTFIGPPADCCPPVKAAAENMKGAHTAPVNMAPMMANVNMPPYMHQQQAPQSFGYQPMAVHGYCAQPYAQPYRQQHYFQAPPQAVHEAGAE from the coding sequence GTGACCTCTTATATGGACTATACGTCGCCCAATACACAGTTTACGTTTGATATGAACGGCAACACCTTATTCAAGAAGGATGACTGCAATTATATCAACGTGCTGGGCATCAAAAATCTGAACACCCTGGAGAATACCTCGCTGCTCGATATCTATCTCAGCAGATCCAATGTAGTCGAGCCGCATTATCATCAAAATGCCGCTGAGCTGGTGTATTGTATCTCGGGCGCGGCTGTGGTGTCGCTGATTAACCCGTTTACCAATGAACTGTTGCATTTTCCGATCACTCCGGGCCAGGTTGCCAATGTGCCGCAGGGCTGGTGGCATTATGAAGTGGCCACGATGGATTGCACCCATCTGCTGGCGATCTTCGATGCTCCTACACCGGAAGTTATCCTCGGCTCGGATCTTCTGAGCCTAACTCCGGCTAATGTGCTGGCACATACCTACTGCCTGAATGAAGCGCTGGTTAAGGAAGCACTCGCTCCGGTGAAGCCTCAGACCTTCATTGGTCCGCCTGCGGATTGCTGTCCCCCTGTGAAGGCGGCAGCCGAGAATATGAAGGGAGCCCACACCGCTCCTGTCAATATGGCGCCGATGATGGCTAATGTGAACATGCCGCCTTACATGCACCAGCAACAGGCTCCGCAATCCTTCGGCTACCAGCCGATGGCGGTGCACGGTTATTGTGCTCAACCGTATGCCCAGCCCTACCGCCAGCAGCACTACTTCCAGGCTCCACCGCAAGCTGTGCATGAGGCTGGAGCCGAATAA
- a CDS encoding glycoside hydrolase family 9 protein, which produces MSDKRLRTIAVNQAGYSSGGDKLAMFSGDTPLYHIIDIASGNVVFTGQTGSYIEDKPSGCRVCSGDFSALTSPGKYRIEGAQGEQSAAFVIADKPYQELQRGLLKAFYYYRCGLELEGEYAGAWGHKACHLAEGTVIGQPGLRQDSSGGWHDAGDYGKYSGPGAKAVADLLLAWELYPAAFAGVHTLPESDGSLPDVLLECTVELDWLFKMQESGSGGVYHKLTTAHFPGLDVMPEEDTAELYFSPVSAAATGDFAGVMAMAARIYKPFDEAYAARCLEAAQAAWSWLTAHPHVPGFTNPRGITTGEYGDKVDSDERFWAAAELFRTTGDEQFHSAALELAKLPFPKYSFGWGDMGGYGTLAYLLIGEAGTEPSLYAELREGLLAEAERLLRQSRHDGYRISLLEQDYIWGSNMLVMNHAMLLLAAEHFSGEQEYAVCALDHLHYLLGRNVLGISYVSGFGEHAVMYPHHRPSAGDHVLEPVPGLVVGGPDRGLHDEYVKKHLRRKPAAQCYADHEDSYSTNEVTIYWNSPAVFVTARFNS; this is translated from the coding sequence ATGAGTGACAAGCGTCTTCGTACCATTGCAGTGAACCAGGCGGGTTATTCAAGCGGAGGAGATAAGCTGGCTATGTTCTCCGGGGACACCCCACTTTACCATATAATTGACATAGCAAGCGGAAATGTGGTATTCACTGGACAGACCGGGTCTTATATTGAGGATAAGCCCAGCGGCTGCCGTGTGTGCAGCGGAGATTTCTCGGCGCTTACCTCACCCGGGAAGTACCGGATCGAGGGGGCGCAGGGGGAGCAGTCCGCTGCATTTGTTATTGCAGACAAGCCGTATCAGGAGCTGCAGCGGGGATTGCTGAAAGCCTTCTATTACTACCGCTGCGGCTTGGAACTTGAAGGAGAGTATGCGGGAGCCTGGGGGCATAAGGCCTGCCATCTGGCAGAAGGTACAGTCATCGGCCAGCCCGGGTTGAGACAAGACAGCAGCGGAGGGTGGCATGATGCAGGAGACTATGGAAAATACTCCGGGCCTGGTGCGAAGGCCGTAGCGGATCTACTTTTGGCCTGGGAGCTGTATCCTGCGGCATTTGCCGGTGTACATACACTGCCGGAGAGTGACGGCAGCCTGCCGGATGTCCTGCTGGAATGCACCGTGGAGCTGGACTGGCTATTCAAAATGCAGGAGTCCGGCAGCGGCGGGGTATACCACAAGCTGACTACAGCGCATTTCCCCGGACTTGATGTGATGCCGGAGGAGGATACTGCGGAGCTGTATTTCTCGCCGGTCTCTGCGGCTGCTACCGGGGACTTCGCCGGGGTGATGGCTATGGCGGCACGGATTTACAAGCCGTTCGATGAGGCATATGCGGCGCGGTGTCTGGAAGCCGCACAGGCTGCCTGGAGCTGGCTGACTGCGCATCCGCATGTGCCGGGCTTCACCAATCCGCGCGGGATTACCACGGGGGAATATGGCGATAAAGTAGACAGTGACGAGCGCTTCTGGGCAGCGGCGGAGCTATTCCGCACGACGGGAGATGAACAGTTCCATAGTGCAGCTCTTGAGCTTGCCAAGCTGCCGTTCCCCAAATACAGCTTCGGCTGGGGGGATATGGGCGGCTATGGCACACTGGCTTATCTGCTCATAGGGGAAGCAGGCACGGAGCCATCTCTCTATGCAGAGCTAAGAGAGGGCTTGTTGGCAGAAGCAGAGCGCCTGCTGCGGCAGAGCCGTCATGACGGCTACAGAATCTCGCTGCTGGAGCAGGATTATATCTGGGGCAGCAATATGCTGGTCATGAACCATGCCATGCTGCTGCTGGCAGCGGAACATTTCAGCGGGGAGCAGGAATATGCTGTTTGTGCTCTGGATCATCTGCATTACCTGCTGGGCCGCAATGTGCTGGGGATCAGCTATGTGAGCGGGTTCGGCGAACATGCAGTCATGTATCCCCATCACCGCCCGTCTGCGGGCGATCATGTGCTTGAGCCGGTTCCGGGCCTGGTGGTTGGCGGCCCGGACCGGGGACTGCATGATGAATATGTGAAGAAGCATTTGCGGCGCAAACCCGCAGCCCAGTGTTACGCGGATCACGAGGACAGTTATTCCACGAATGAGGTGACGATCTACTGGAATTCACCGGCAGTGTTCGTGACGGCGAGATTCAATAGCTGA
- a CDS encoding acrylyl-CoA reductase family protein, whose translation MTNPFQALVVDKTEPFSVEIRPVSLEELPAGEVLIKVAYSSVNYKDGLASIPNGNIVRNYPFIPGIDLSGTVVSSKDSRFREGQSVIATSYGIGVSHFGGFSEYARIPADWVIELPEGLTLREAMIYGTAGFTAAMSVQALEAQGMTPDQGKVLVTGATGGVGGAATAILAKLGYQVTASTGRTDEAGYLQALGAAEVISREEVAGSALKPLDKQLWQAAVDSVGGAPLAAVLSKTAYGGAVAASGLTAGTAVPTTVLPFILRGVSLLGIDSVACPMEKRVKLWQRMAGDMKPEMLDTLVDREIPLTELPAALQDILQSGTRGRVLVRLS comes from the coding sequence ATGACTAACCCTTTTCAAGCATTGGTAGTGGACAAGACAGAACCATTCTCCGTTGAGATCAGACCGGTATCCCTGGAGGAACTGCCCGCCGGTGAAGTGTTAATTAAGGTAGCTTATTCCAGTGTAAACTATAAAGACGGGCTGGCAAGCATCCCGAATGGGAATATTGTGCGAAATTATCCGTTCATTCCGGGGATTGACCTGTCAGGGACGGTAGTCTCATCGAAGGACAGCCGCTTCCGCGAAGGCCAGTCTGTTATTGCCACCAGCTATGGGATCGGCGTCTCCCACTTCGGCGGCTTCAGTGAATACGCCCGCATCCCTGCGGACTGGGTTATTGAACTGCCGGAAGGCTTGACGCTGCGGGAAGCGATGATCTACGGCACAGCCGGATTCACGGCGGCAATGTCTGTACAGGCACTGGAAGCACAAGGCATGACCCCTGATCAGGGAAAAGTGCTCGTCACCGGGGCCACCGGCGGTGTCGGAGGTGCGGCAACCGCCATCCTGGCGAAGCTGGGCTATCAGGTCACTGCCAGTACCGGCAGAACAGATGAAGCCGGTTATCTGCAGGCGCTGGGTGCTGCTGAGGTAATCTCCCGCGAAGAGGTTGCTGGTAGTGCGTTGAAGCCGCTGGACAAGCAGCTCTGGCAGGCCGCAGTAGATTCAGTCGGGGGCGCCCCGCTTGCTGCGGTCCTGAGCAAAACCGCTTACGGCGGCGCAGTGGCCGCAAGCGGTTTAACCGCAGGCACCGCTGTCCCGACCACCGTCCTGCCGTTTATCCTGCGCGGAGTCAGTCTGCTCGGCATCGATTCCGTAGCTTGCCCTATGGAGAAACGGGTCAAGCTTTGGCAGCGCATGGCAGGTGACATGAAACCGGAGATGCTGGATACGCTGGTGGACCGCGAGATTCCCCTTACTGAGCTGCCTGCGGCGCTTCAGGATATTCTCCAGTCGGGCACCCGGGGCCGCGTGCTTGTCCGCTTATCTTAG
- a CDS encoding alpha/beta hydrolase family protein, with product MRIFEIVVIVVIPAVKAGMIGAKKNRRLDTLMLLVVVIAVLLHGVLENYRIQMAPAYAAALGLLTILGFRLMKCARTGQPKRYAKLWKSLLLILVLLLSGVSVYASRLLPMFTLPEPTGSYAIGTIARELTDEKREETLTPQAGGKRKLMVNVWYPADPDQTEDKPKEHYPSALGEAISLVFGLPKQLFSHVTHIPTHVTDGVQLSAQEPSYPVLLFSPGIRSTRFQSMSIIEELVSHGYIVVGIDHPYTSAKVTYPDGASVYYVPDPKFNTSAELYNYNVSGIAIRAADASFVLDTLTAWNTEDPNGLFQGRLDLSRAGIFGHSYGGATTAEALAQDKRFKAGVSLEGGFWGKVAHERLTQPFMYMMSGTSAQHLAHPEASTEPLIYEEFTPDLKSVMSRSTRDTYYLTVDHFIHQSFTDIALLSPSLFANGLDPVHTVDINRAYVRSFFDQYLLDEPQTLLNGPSAEYPEVTFDPAYTHKRP from the coding sequence ATGAGAATATTTGAGATTGTAGTCATTGTGGTAATTCCGGCTGTTAAAGCAGGAATGATAGGGGCCAAAAAAAACCGGAGGCTGGATACCCTCATGCTGCTGGTTGTCGTTATAGCTGTGCTGCTGCATGGGGTGCTCGAGAATTATCGTATCCAGATGGCTCCGGCCTACGCCGCAGCGCTGGGACTGTTGACCATACTAGGATTCAGACTTATGAAGTGTGCCCGGACGGGCCAGCCTAAACGGTATGCGAAGCTATGGAAGAGTCTGCTGCTTATACTCGTCCTCCTTCTTTCAGGAGTATCCGTCTATGCGTCCAGACTGCTGCCGATGTTCACCTTGCCAGAACCCACAGGGTCCTATGCCATCGGTACAATAGCGCGGGAGCTGACCGACGAGAAGCGTGAAGAGACACTGACTCCGCAAGCAGGCGGCAAACGTAAGCTGATGGTCAATGTATGGTATCCAGCCGATCCTGACCAGACTGAGGATAAGCCTAAGGAGCATTACCCCTCTGCACTGGGTGAAGCGATCAGCCTTGTATTCGGATTGCCGAAGCAGCTATTCAGTCATGTCACCCATATTCCTACACATGTTACAGACGGAGTGCAGCTATCGGCACAAGAACCCAGCTATCCGGTCCTGCTGTTCTCGCCGGGAATCCGCTCTACCCGATTCCAGAGTATGTCGATTATCGAAGAATTGGTCAGCCACGGCTATATTGTCGTTGGGATCGATCATCCTTATACCTCAGCCAAGGTCACTTACCCGGACGGCGCTTCGGTCTACTACGTGCCTGATCCGAAGTTCAATACTTCCGCAGAGCTCTACAACTACAATGTGAGCGGAATTGCCATCCGTGCAGCAGACGCCAGCTTTGTGCTGGACACCCTGACGGCTTGGAATACCGAAGACCCGAATGGATTGTTCCAAGGCAGGCTGGATCTCAGCCGTGCAGGGATCTTCGGCCATTCCTATGGCGGGGCGACAACCGCCGAAGCTTTAGCCCAGGACAAGCGGTTCAAGGCCGGTGTCAGTCTGGAGGGCGGGTTCTGGGGCAAGGTTGCCCATGAAAGGCTGACGCAGCCTTTTATGTACATGATGTCCGGAACGAGTGCTCAGCATCTTGCACATCCTGAAGCGAGCACAGAGCCCCTGATCTATGAAGAATTTACACCGGATCTGAAGTCGGTCATGAGCCGCAGCACCAGGGATACCTATTATCTGACGGTGGATCATTTCATTCACCAGAGTTTTACGGATATAGCCTTGCTGTCACCCTCCTTATTCGCCAACGGCCTTGATCCGGTGCATACTGTAGATATAAACAGAGCCTATGTCCGGTCGTTCTTCGATCAGTATCTGCTAGATGAGCCGCAGACACTGCTGAACGGTCCGTCGGCCGAATACCCGGAAGTGACCTTTGACCCGGCTTACACGCACAAGAGACCATAA
- a CDS encoding MerR family transcriptional regulator: MKRMTRGELARKAGLSAATIRYYEDSGILPAPERTAKGYRIYSADVLVKLKFIKDAQSLGYSLKEIQAALALLGSKMDEDTLKELVRDKITEIDEKVASLYAIQSMLAGLLETPQEDIQNYLHSFQVPDQKH; the protein is encoded by the coding sequence ATGAAGAGAATGACCCGTGGTGAGCTGGCGCGGAAGGCAGGGCTGAGTGCAGCAACCATCCGTTACTATGAAGACAGCGGCATCCTGCCCGCCCCGGAGCGGACCGCTAAGGGATACCGGATCTACTCTGCAGATGTTCTGGTCAAGTTGAAGTTCATTAAGGATGCCCAGTCCCTGGGCTACTCACTGAAAGAAATCCAGGCGGCGCTTGCCCTGCTCGGCTCGAAGATGGATGAAGACACCTTGAAGGAACTCGTCCGCGACAAAATCACCGAAATCGACGAAAAGGTTGCCTCCCTGTATGCTATCCAAAGTATGCTGGCCGGTCTGCTCGAGACCCCGCAGGAGGATATTCAGAATTATCTGCATTCCTTCCAGGTTCCAGATCAGAAACATTGA
- a CDS encoding GTP pyrophosphokinase, which produces MHTDNQLEKLKQLKYELTRFMMIYKFALAEMETKIDILKEEFQLLHDYSPIEHTKSRIKSPESIMKKMLRKNSELSLDQIRASIKDIAGLRITCSFISDIYQVSAMLQKQDDLKVLEVKDYIKNPKPNGYQSLHLLIEVPVFMSDCQEHVCVEVQIRTIAMDFWASLEHKIFYKYSQAVPEHLTRELKNAADKAYELDLQMERLHREIKEIKDSQEDEDPFSELRDMILNNQQFSLPDNFVKLLKE; this is translated from the coding sequence ATGCATACCGACAACCAGTTAGAGAAATTGAAGCAGCTCAAATACGAGCTTACCCGCTTTATGATGATTTACAAGTTCGCTCTTGCCGAAATGGAGACCAAGATTGATATCCTCAAAGAGGAATTCCAGCTCCTTCACGACTATAGTCCGATTGAGCATACCAAGTCCCGGATCAAATCTCCGGAGAGCATTATGAAGAAAATGCTGCGCAAGAACAGTGAGCTGTCCCTCGACCAGATCAGAGCAAGTATTAAGGACATCGCCGGGCTGCGGATCACCTGTTCGTTCATTTCGGATATTTATCAGGTCAGCGCCATGCTGCAGAAGCAGGACGATCTCAAGGTGCTTGAGGTGAAGGATTATATTAAGAACCCGAAGCCCAACGGTTATCAAAGTCTGCATCTGCTTATCGAGGTGCCCGTATTCATGTCGGACTGTCAGGAGCATGTCTGTGTTGAGGTACAGATCCGCACGATTGCTATGGATTTCTGGGCCAGTCTGGAGCATAAAATTTTCTATAAATACAGCCAGGCGGTTCCCGAGCATCTGACCCGTGAACTTAAGAATGCGGCTGACAAGGCGTACGAGCTCGATCTGCAGATGGAGCGGCTGCACCGTGAAATTAAGGAAATCAAGGATTCGCAGGAGGACGAAGATCCATTCTCCGAGTTGCGGGATATGATTCTTAACAATCAGCAGTTCAGTCTGCCGGATAACTTTGTTAAGCTGTTGAAGGAATAG
- a CDS encoding NAD-dependent malic enzyme, giving the protein MSIATTMIIRLEIRKAEASFGDVASRLAAAGGDIVAIDVIRGGKDVTTRDLTVNVQDAANEEIISVLKNMPGIKVINVSDRTFLAHLGGKIEVTPKMPIKNREDLSLVYTPGVARVCTAIAEDPSKAYSLTMKRNTVAVVTDGTAVLGLGDIGPEAAMPVMEGKAMLFKQLADIDGFPLCLDTKDPEEIIQIVKAVAPGFGGINLEDISSPRCFEIERRLSAELDIPVFHDDQHGTAVVALAGLLNALQVVEKSIADSRIVVVGIGAAGVSICRLLLAAGAKQLYAVDKEGILNRNASYTNAEWSWLAESTNPENLSGGLDEAVRGADVFIGVSRGGILQVSHLQSMAQDSIVFAMANPTPEIEPDLAEPYVRVLATGRSDYPNQINNVLCFPGIFRGALDCRAKTVNLEMKLAAAQAIASVVHPDERNEQYIIPSIFNEKVVEQVRLAVIKAAIATGIARRIPPDVS; this is encoded by the coding sequence ATGTCCATTGCAACAACGATGATTATCCGGCTTGAAATCCGTAAGGCCGAAGCTTCTTTTGGCGATGTGGCGTCCAGGCTGGCAGCAGCCGGCGGCGATATTGTAGCGATTGACGTTATACGTGGCGGCAAGGATGTGACGACCCGTGACCTGACCGTGAATGTGCAGGATGCGGCGAATGAAGAGATTATCAGCGTGCTGAAGAATATGCCTGGAATCAAAGTCATCAATGTCTCCGACCGCACCTTCCTGGCCCATCTTGGCGGCAAAATCGAGGTTACCCCGAAGATGCCGATCAAGAACCGGGAGGATCTGTCACTGGTGTATACCCCCGGTGTGGCCCGAGTCTGCACGGCGATTGCCGAAGATCCGTCCAAGGCATATTCCCTGACGATGAAAAGAAATACGGTAGCCGTCGTCACCGACGGCACCGCTGTGCTGGGGCTTGGCGATATCGGACCGGAGGCGGCGATGCCGGTGATGGAGGGGAAGGCCATGCTGTTCAAGCAGCTGGCGGATATTGACGGGTTCCCGCTGTGTCTGGACACTAAGGACCCGGAAGAAATCATTCAGATCGTGAAAGCGGTTGCTCCCGGCTTCGGGGGCATTAATCTGGAGGACATCAGCTCGCCGCGTTGCTTCGAGATTGAACGGCGGCTGTCAGCGGAGTTGGATATTCCTGTCTTTCATGATGATCAGCACGGAACGGCCGTAGTTGCGCTGGCTGGTCTGCTGAATGCGCTTCAGGTTGTGGAAAAGTCGATTGCAGACTCCAGAATCGTAGTCGTCGGCATCGGTGCCGCTGGCGTATCGATTTGCCGTCTGCTGCTGGCGGCTGGCGCGAAGCAGCTCTACGCGGTAGATAAGGAGGGGATACTGAACCGGAACGCTTCCTACACCAATGCCGAATGGAGCTGGCTGGCCGAAAGTACGAATCCCGAGAATCTGAGCGGAGGACTGGATGAGGCGGTGCGCGGAGCGGATGTCTTCATTGGCGTATCCAGGGGAGGGATTTTGCAGGTAAGCCATCTGCAGAGCATGGCCCAGGACAGCATCGTGTTCGCTATGGCTAATCCGACCCCGGAGATTGAACCGGATCTGGCCGAGCCTTACGTCCGGGTGCTGGCAACCGGCAGAAGCGATTACCCTAACCAGATTAATAACGTGCTGTGTTTTCCGGGGATTTTCCGCGGAGCGCTGGACTGCCGGGCGAAGACGGTGAATCTGGAGATGAAGCTGGCAGCGGCGCAGGCCATTGCATCGGTGGTTCACCCGGATGAACGGAATGAGCAATATATTATTCCGAGCATTTTCAATGAGAAGGTTGTGGAGCAGGTACGTCTGGCTGTAATTAAGGCAGCTATCGCTACCGGCATCGCCCGGCGCATTCCGCCGGATGTGAGCTGA